From a single Drosophila sulfurigaster albostrigata strain 15112-1811.04 chromosome 3, ASM2355843v2, whole genome shotgun sequence genomic region:
- the LOC133844057 gene encoding facilitated trehalose transporter Tret1-2 homolog isoform X2: protein MSDKSEKLSVLSLTQIIAAFGFSMCAFSIGNAAAYTSPALPSMKNKNVTSFSVSAQEASWVGGIMPLAGLLGGILGGPLIMYVGRKTTAMLSFIPFFIGWTLIAFASSVAMLLVGRGLSGFAVGVASLALPVYLSEAIHPLIRGILGLMPTLIGNFGMLSCFIIGYFANWSLLAIISGLLCIPFLVLLFFVPESPRWYLTRGKPEKAESALARLRRKNNNVADEFKEMTKRLADEAEGSNTCKDIFQKKYFKPVSIAVALMIFQQLSGISAVIFYTVMIFNMSDSSVDSYLSTIIVGTVNFLASLLAIFNIDHSGRKVLLITSALSMIITLFVLSAFFYCKSREMNIDGGGWVPLVCLVIYVLGFSMGFGPIPWLMMGEILPSRIRAPAASLVVGCNWAFTFIVTKTFQDLIVPETKNKSLEQIEEELTGGSGK, encoded by the exons ATGTCAGACAAGTCTGAAAAATTATCAGTCCTGTCCCTGACGCAG ATTATAGCCGCTTTTGGTTTCTCCATGTGCGCTTTCAGCATTGGCAATGCTGCAGCCTACACATCGCCGGCTCTGCCTTCGATGAAGAATAAGAATGTGACAAGTTTTTCGGTGTCGGCGCAAGAGGCCTCCTGGGTGGGTGGCATTATGCCACTGGCTGGATTATTAGGTGGCATATTAGGTGGCCCATTGATCATGTATGTGGGCAGAAAGACGACAGCGATGCTGTCATTTATACCATTCTTCATTGGCTGGACGCTGATCGCCTTTGCGTCCTCAGTTGCGATGTTGCTCGTTGGCCGTGGTCTAAGCGGATTTGCTGTTGGCGTGGCTTCTTTAGCATTGCCGGTTTATTTGAGTGAAGCCATTCACCCATTGATTCGTGGCATTCTGGGACTCATGCCGACACTGATTGGAAATTTCGGCATGCTTTCGTGTTTCATCATAGGATACTTTGCGAATTGGTCACTGCTTGCCATAATATCCGGCTTACTTTGTATACCTTTCCtagtgcttttgttttttgtaccCGAAAGTCCGCGTTGGTATCTAACAAGAGGAAAACCAGAGAAAGCCGAGTCCGCTCTGGCTCGACTACGGcgcaagaacaacaatgttgCGGATGAATTCAAAGAAATGACAAAACGGCTAGCCGACGAAGCAGAAGGATCAAATACATGCAAGGACATTTTTcagaaaaagtattttaaaccGGTTTCTATAGCAGTAGCGCTGATGATTTTCCAACAGCTCAGCGGAATCAGTGCAGTAATTTTTTATACAGTCATGATCTTTAATATGTCAGATTCTAGTGTCGACAGTTATCTGAGCACCATCATTGTGGGAACTGTTAATTTTCTGGCTTCTCTATTGGCAATATTTAACATAGATCACTCAGGTCGCAAG GTTTTGCTAATCACATCTGCGTTGTCTATGATTATAACCTTATTTGTGCTCTCCGCATTTTTCTATTGCAAGTCGAGAGAAATGAATATTGACGGCGGTGGTTGGGTGCCATTGGTATGCCTTGTGATCTATGTGCTCGGTTTCTCAATGGGCTTTGGTCCTATTCCTTGGCTTATGATGGGCGAGATCCTGCCGTCCCGTATCCGTGCACCAGCTGCGTCTTTGGTAGTCGGATGCAATTGGGCATTCACTTTTATTGTGACTAAAACCTTTCAGGATTTGATTG tgCCTGAAACGAAGAACAAATCACTTGAACAAATCGAAGAAGAGCTAACTGGAGGATCTGGCAAATAA
- the LOC133844057 gene encoding facilitated trehalose transporter Tret1-2 homolog isoform X1: protein MSDKSEKLSVLSLTQIIAAFGFSMCAFSIGNAAAYTSPALPSMKNKNVTSFSVSAQEASWVGGIMPLAGLLGGILGGPLIMYVGRKTTAMLSFIPFFIGWTLIAFASSVAMLLVGRGLSGFAVGVASLALPVYLSEAIHPLIRGILGLMPTLIGNFGMLSCFIIGYFANWSLLAIISGLLCIPFLVLLFFVPESPRWYLTRGKPEKAESALARLRRKNNNVADEFKEMTKRLADEAEGSNTCKDIFQKKYFKPVSIAVALMIFQQLSGISAVIFYTVMIFNMSDSSVDSYLSTIIVGTVNFLASLLAIFNIDHSGRKVLLITSALSMIITLFVLSAFFYCKSREMNIDGGGWVPLVCLVIYVLGFSMGFGPIPWLMMGEILPSRIRAPAASLVVGCNWAFTFIVTKTFQDLIDLVGAHGAFAFFCAVCIIALVFVIFIVPETKNKSLEQIEEELTGGSGK, encoded by the exons ATGTCAGACAAGTCTGAAAAATTATCAGTCCTGTCCCTGACGCAG ATTATAGCCGCTTTTGGTTTCTCCATGTGCGCTTTCAGCATTGGCAATGCTGCAGCCTACACATCGCCGGCTCTGCCTTCGATGAAGAATAAGAATGTGACAAGTTTTTCGGTGTCGGCGCAAGAGGCCTCCTGGGTGGGTGGCATTATGCCACTGGCTGGATTATTAGGTGGCATATTAGGTGGCCCATTGATCATGTATGTGGGCAGAAAGACGACAGCGATGCTGTCATTTATACCATTCTTCATTGGCTGGACGCTGATCGCCTTTGCGTCCTCAGTTGCGATGTTGCTCGTTGGCCGTGGTCTAAGCGGATTTGCTGTTGGCGTGGCTTCTTTAGCATTGCCGGTTTATTTGAGTGAAGCCATTCACCCATTGATTCGTGGCATTCTGGGACTCATGCCGACACTGATTGGAAATTTCGGCATGCTTTCGTGTTTCATCATAGGATACTTTGCGAATTGGTCACTGCTTGCCATAATATCCGGCTTACTTTGTATACCTTTCCtagtgcttttgttttttgtaccCGAAAGTCCGCGTTGGTATCTAACAAGAGGAAAACCAGAGAAAGCCGAGTCCGCTCTGGCTCGACTACGGcgcaagaacaacaatgttgCGGATGAATTCAAAGAAATGACAAAACGGCTAGCCGACGAAGCAGAAGGATCAAATACATGCAAGGACATTTTTcagaaaaagtattttaaaccGGTTTCTATAGCAGTAGCGCTGATGATTTTCCAACAGCTCAGCGGAATCAGTGCAGTAATTTTTTATACAGTCATGATCTTTAATATGTCAGATTCTAGTGTCGACAGTTATCTGAGCACCATCATTGTGGGAACTGTTAATTTTCTGGCTTCTCTATTGGCAATATTTAACATAGATCACTCAGGTCGCAAG GTTTTGCTAATCACATCTGCGTTGTCTATGATTATAACCTTATTTGTGCTCTCCGCATTTTTCTATTGCAAGTCGAGAGAAATGAATATTGACGGCGGTGGTTGGGTGCCATTGGTATGCCTTGTGATCTATGTGCTCGGTTTCTCAATGGGCTTTGGTCCTATTCCTTGGCTTATGATGGGCGAGATCCTGCCGTCCCGTATCCGTGCACCAGCTGCGTCTTTGGTAGTCGGATGCAATTGGGCATTCACTTTTATTGTGACTAAAACCTTTCAGGATTTGATTG ATCTTGTTGGAGCACATGGggcatttgcttttttttgtgctgtttgtATAATTGCACTAgtctttgttatatttatagtgCCTGAAACGAAGAACAAATCACTTGAACAAATCGAAGAAGAGCTAACTGGAGGATCTGGCAAATAA
- the LOC133844492 gene encoding glycerol-3-phosphate dehydrogenase [NAD(+)], cytoplasmic, producing MDLLNVCIIGSGNWATTIARVVAINAVNSQFMEDKVNMYVYEEIIDGRKLTEIINTTHVNVKYMPDYVLPPNVVAYDDVVTTARDADIIIFAIPPTFVSSCCKTLLGKIKPMAHGVSLIKGFERNDDGHIALISHLIMRQLKIPCSVLVGCNLAHEIANNNFAEGTIGCRDQKYMRILSDLFKSDTFRVVVTDDADCVEICSTLRNIIAFGAGLADGLEFNENTKAGIIRRGFLETLQFVDVFYPGSRLATFFESCGISDLVTSCYANRNRKLAEAFVKTGRPLSELEHVLIPGHEPLGPVTSELINLMLKKKGLEEKFPLFTTIYRICTGAYPLTRLVETLRFAREDIYHPNHIFQL from the exons ATGGATCTCTTAAATGTCTGCATAATTGGGTCGGGCAATTGGGCCACCACTATAGCTCGAGTCGTGGCGATTAATGCAGTCAACTCCCAGTTTATGGAAGACAAGGTGAATATGTACGTTTACGAAGAAATTATCGATGGCCGAAAGCTTACAGAGATTATTAACACGACGCATGTTAATGTCAAATACATGCCGGACTACGTGTTACCCCCGAATGTG GTTGCCTACGATGATGTTGTGACCACAGCGCGAGATGCcgatattataatttttgccaTACCACCAACCTTTGTAAGCAGCTGCTGTAAGACTCTATTAGGCAAGATCAAGCCCATGGCGCACGGTGTCTCTCTCATTAAAGGTTTTGAGCGAAACGATGACGGACACATTGCGCTGATATCTCATCTCATAATGCGGCAATTGAAG ATTCCTTGCTCAGTGTTGGTGGGCTGCAATTTGGCTCATGAAATCGCAAACAACAATTTCGCCGAGGGCACGATCGGTTGTCGGGATCAGAAATACATGCGGATACTATCAGATCTCTTCAAGTCGGATACTTTTCGTGTGGTTGTTACCGATGATGCAGACTGTGTGGAAATCTGCTCCACTTTAAGG AACATTATAGCTTTTGGAGCTGGCCTTGCAGATGGACTGGAGTTTAATGAGAACACTAAGGCCGGTATTATTAGACGAGGATTTCTTGAAACTCTGCAATTTGTAGACGTCTTCTATCCAGGAAGTCGGCTAGCTACTTTCTTTGAGTCGTGTGGAATATCCGACCTTGTGACCAGTTGCTATG ccaatcgcaatcgcaaacTTGCCGAAGCATTTGTCAAGACAGGTCGACCACTGAGTGAGCTGGAGCACGTACTTATACCAGGACACGAGCCCTTGGGACCTGTAACCTCtgaattgattaatttaatgttaaagAAAAAAGGCCTCGAAGAGAA ATTTCCACTCTTCACCACAATCTATCGCATATGCACTGGCGCTTATCCCCTAACCCGGTTGGTGGAAACTTTGCGATTTGCTCGTGAAGATAT CTATCATCCCAATCATATTTTCCAACTGTAg